Proteins from a single region of Budorcas taxicolor isolate Tak-1 chromosome 7, Takin1.1, whole genome shotgun sequence:
- the ZCCHC9 gene encoding zinc finger CCHC domain-containing protein 9 — translation MTRWARVTTTQNKRPFPATSWEDMKKGSSEGQSQNLPKSKQLEANRLSLKNDAPQAKHKKNKKKKEYLNEDVNGFMEYLRQNPQMLHNGEVIATDSQKVREEIEVALKKDSRREGRRLKRQAAKKNAMVCFHCRQPGHGIADCPAALENQEMGTGICYRCGSTEHEITKCKAKVDPALGEFPFAKCFVCGEMGHLSRSCPDNPKGLYADGGGCRLCGSVEHMKKDCPESQNSDRMVTVGRWAKGMSADYEEILDVPKPQKPKTKIPKVVNF, via the exons ATGACCAGGTGGGCACGAGTCACTACCACACAGAACAAACGACCCTTTCCTGCCACATCATGGGAGGATATGAAGAAGGGGTCCTCTGAGGGACAAAGCCAAaatcttccaaagagtaaacaaCTTGAAGCCAACAGGCTGTCCCTTAAAAATGATGCCCCCCaagcaaaacacaaaaagaataaaaagaaaaaggagtatTTAAATGAAGATGTGAATGGATTCATGGAATATTTAAGACAAAACCCACAGATGCTTCACAATGGTGAGGTGATAGCAACAGACAGTCAGAAAGTAAGGGAAGAAATTGAAGTTGCTTTAAAGAAAGACAGTCGTCGGGAAGGAAGACGATTAAAAAGACAAGCAGCAAAGAAAAATGCAATG gTATGTTTCCATTGTAGACAACCTGGCCATGGGATTGCAGATTGCCCTGCTGCCCTTGAGAATCAAGAAATGGGCACTGGAATATGTTACAGGTGTGGATCCACAGAGCACGAAATAACCAAGTGCAAGGCTAAAGTAGACCCAGCTCTTG GTGAATTTCCTTTTGCAAAATGTTTTGTTTGTGGGGAAATGGGGCATCTGTCCAGATCTTGTCCTGATAATCCCAAAGGACTCTATGCTGATG gTGGTGGCTGCAGACTTTGTGGCTCTGTGGAACATATGAAGAAAGATTGTCCCGAAAGTCAGAACTCAG ATCGAATGGTCACAGTTGGTCGCTGGGCAAAGGGAATGAGTGCAGACTATGAAGAAATTTTGGATGTGCCTAAACCACAGAAACCCAAAACAAAGATACCTAAAGTTGTTAATTTTTGA